In Methanofervidicoccus sp. A16, the sequence CTTCTTACCTCCTATAAGAATCCCTATTTTTGGATTCTCAATACCGTATACCTCTGTAGTGTCCTTCTTGATAAATACTAGATGTCCTTCCTCCTTATCAAATCCAGATATACTTAGTACTACATCCCATTTCTTAAATTTCTCGGGCTTATTACTCATCTCTAAATCTATGGTAATAGGCCCAAATGCGACATCAGATATTCCTCTCCATCTAACACTCTTATTAACAAATTTCTTATAGTTTCTATTCCAAAAATCTACCACCTTAGAATCTTCAGTTATACCTATTATCAATACTCCCTTAGTTGTGGTGATCTTGTATTTCTTAGATCTTTTTACCTCCTTTTTTACTCCCTTCACTATTACTACATTACTCCCCTCAATATAAAACTCTCCCTCAATCACGTCTTTAAGGGTTTTTCCTTCCTTTTCCTTACCATTTACAAATACCTTTACCATGGGATCCTCTCCTAATACTTTTATATAGTTAAAAAGATATATTGGGTATAAAATTATTTTAATTATATTAATTACTATAAAAATTGTGGGGAAATAATTATGGAGGACAATGTCTCATTACAGTCACGTAAGAGATTAACTTCAAAGGCTAGAAAGATACTTAGAGCACAGTCTCACTCACTATCACCTGTGGTATGGATAGGAAAGGAAGGTGTAGATAAGGTTATAAACGAGGTAAAAAGACAGATAAAGGATAAAGGGCTTATAAAGGTTAAAATTAGAAGGATAGCACTGGAGAAAGATACTCGGGAAAATATTGCTAGAAAACTGGCTTCAGAGGCAGATGCGGAAGTTGTAAGTTTAGTTGGGAATGTAATAACACTGTTTAGGCCAAGGGAGGGGTGGAAGAGATACACCAGTAAAAAGAGTGAGAAGTCTAAGTATATAAAGGAGTTTGAAAAGTTGAAATTTGCTAAGAAATTTAGAGGGTCTTAGGTTGTATACTGCAAAATACATTGAGAATTCAATAAAATATTCATTCCTTTTATTTATATTACTGTTCTTAGTGTATCAATTTTTTATATTATTATTTAATTAATTAAATTTAAATATATTGGAATAAATAGATATTATTAACATAATATAGAAGGGAAAATAATTGGGGATAAAGATGAAAAATAAGAATTTTATCCAGGATCCTGAATCTAAATTTTTTGAAGTGTTGAAGGATGTTTTTATAGGTGCAGAGGTTGAGGGGGAGTCTGGATACATCAACCTAATGAGGATAAAGACGAAGTATTTTGATAAGATCTTTAAGGAGTTGCAGAAAGAGATAGATGAAAAAACAGAGGAGTTTCCAGAGTTTAAAAAGGAGTTATTCGATAAACTTTACAGTTTCTTTAGAAGGTACTTCAGTGAGAGTGGATCTATTTACTTCAGATACACTCCCTTTCATGAGAGGATCTACGAGAGGGTTTATACAGATAACAGGGACGTTGTAATGTTCTGGAAAACCCATATGCTATACTACGTCAAGACAGATATACAACCTAAGGGGATGGAAGTTGAGATAGATGGTGTGAGGTTTATTTTCGATGTCTCCAAGTTGGAGCATAAAAAAACTAACGAGAAGAGGAAGTTGATCTTTGAGTTGAAGGAGGTTAGGGATGGTACAGTTGTATTTAACGTACTCTACTCTGAAAGGGGGAGGAAAACTAAATTGAAGGATATCTTAAAGGAGTTGAAGAAGAAAGGTATAGTGTTAGATGAGGAGACCTTAGAGAGAACTTTTAGGGTTTTTGAAAAGCAGAACGAGGTGGATTACTTTATAAACAAAAATGCAAGGGGGTTTTTGAAGGAGCAGTTTGATCTCTGGTTTTATCAGTATATCTACTCCGATGAGACAGAATTCACTGAAAGGAGGGTTAAACAGTTGAAGGTTTTGAAGGAGATCGCCTATAAGATCATCGACTTTGTGGGGCAGTTCGAGGATGAGTTAGTTAAGATCTGGCAGAAACCTAAGTTTGTTTTAAACAGTAACTATGTGATCACCTTGGATAGGATCGCTAAAAAAGAAGGGGGAATAGAAGTTATTGAAAAAATAGTGGATAGGTTGATTGAACAGAAGAGGGAGTTTAAGGGAGAGTTAGATAGATGGAGGAGTATTAAAGAAAATAACAGATCTTATAGGGAGAGGTTTGAGGAGGTTGGGGAGATAGGGAATCAGGTAGTTGAGTGGTATCTGTTGGATTTAGTCGATGAGGATTTCGATCCTAAGGGGATCTTGATACCAACTATAACAGGTAAAAACTTGAATCCAGAGTGTCGATTTTTACCAATTGATACAAGGTATTTTAAAGATTTAGAGGTTGAGATCTTAAGTTTGTTTGACAACTTAGATGAGGAGTTGGACGGGTGGTTAATTAAGAGTGAAAACTGGCAGGCTTTGAATACCATACTACCGAAGTTTAAGGAGAAGGTGCAGACGATCTATATAGATCCGCCCTTTAATACTGGAAGTAACGAATTCACCATGTACATTAACAGGTTTTTAGATTCCGCCTGGATAACGATGATGGAGAACAGGTTGAGATTGGCAAGGGAATTTTTGAAGGATACTGGGAGTATATTTGTTAGAATAGATTACCACGGGAACCATTATGTTAGGTTTTTGATGGATGATATATTTGGGAGGGAGAATTTTAGGAATGAGATAGTTTTAAAGAGAGGTGATGTACCAAAGGGTGAAGTTAATAAATTACTTACAGGGACAGAATCTCTATTCTTTTATTCTAAATCATGGGAGAAGATGCTGTTTAACTATCCTGTTAAAAAGAGAAAGGAACAAAAATGGCTACCTATGCACCTCCCAGGTGAAAGATCTACATATGAACTTCAAGTAAGATACTTCTTTGGAAAACCGTTATTACCGCCAAAAGGTAGACATTGGGCACTTTCACAGGAGAAGATCGATGAGTTTATAAAAAAAGGAAAGATAAGAATCAATAAAAATAAAGAATATATAGATACACAGGGTAATTTAGTAAAAGGAATGCCGGAAATTCTACAGTCCCCTGAGGAGAAACTAACTTCAAATTGGACAGATATACCTTCCTATGTTATTCCCAGTAAATTTGGATTTCCAACAGAAAACTCCGAACAACTCCTTAAAAGAGTTGTCCAATCAACATCAAACCCTGGAGATATAGTTATGGATTTCTTCCTCGGCTCTGGAACAACAACGGCGGTAGCACATAAGTTAAAGAGAAAGTGGATAGGAGTAGAGATGGGGGAACACTTCTACACTGTAATCTTACCTAGGATGAAGAAGGTTTTAGCCTATGATAAATCTGGAATCTCAAAAGATAATGACGTTAAAGAGATCTACAACAAGGATAATGCAGGAGGTTTCTTCAAATACTACCAATTAGAACAATATGAAGACACCTTAAGAAGGGTTAAATACTCAGATACCGATCCATTCTTCGATCCAACAGAGGATCCCTACAATCAATACATATTTATGAAGGATTTAAAACTCCTGGAGGCGTTAGAGATAGACTATAAAAACAACAAGGTTAAGGTTAACCTTGAAAAACTCTACAAGAATATAGACGTTGCAGAGACTATCTCCAACTTATATGGAAAGTGGATAAAGAGAATTGGAGAGGGATATGTAGAATTTGAAGATGGAGAAATAGTGAATACTGATAATTTAGATTATAAATTAATCAAACCTTTAATATGGTGGTAAGTAGATGACAGTAAACAGTAAAAAAGAACAATAATTAAAATAATAATTAAAGATTTTAAAATAAGGACTTTCCATCATCCCAGATATAAAATTTTAAAAAGAAGTATTGAAAAAAGATGATCCTCTTAACGATTTTTATATTTATTATTTTTATCATTTCTTTTATCATTATTATTATTTTTTAAACCAAATGATTTCAGGGAAAAATATAAGGAACTTATATATTAAAGAACTAATAAAAAAATAATCTAATGATAATATGGTGGCAAATATAATCCTTAAACCTATCCTACAATCAATAGTTGAAGATATAGATTTTGACTCCTTACCAGGTAATTGGAACATCTTAGACACTGTAAGTTTTTCCAAGGATAAAAAACTCTGGGACTTCCAACAGGAATCCCTTAAAAATGCTATCAAGGTTTTATACCTCTACTTTAAAGAGGATAAAGGGGATAAAAAAAGATTCTACCAAAGGTACGATTTAGATGAAGATCTAGAAAAAAACTTAGATATAAGACTCTCCAGGTTAAAGAAGAACCTCTCAACTATCATAAGAGAGTACTATCCAGTTGAAAACAACAGGATAAAGTTTTACAACTTCATAAACAGGGCCTCTTTCTGGATGGCTACAGGAAGTGGAAAATCCCTTATTATCGTAAAACTCGTTGAGATCCTAAAAAGACTGATGGAATTAAAAGAGATTCCCGAGAGGGATATACTGATCCTTACCCACAGGGAGGATCTACTAAATCAGTTGAAAAAACATGTGGAGGAATTCAACCAGTTGGCGGGAGAAAGGGGGTTCAGAATAAACTTCGTAGAACTAACTGACTACGAGAGGATAAAAAGGGAGAGTTTAATTCCATATCTCAAGGAGATAACAGTTTTCTACTACAGATCCGATCTAATAGGGGATGAGCAGAAGGAGAAGGTAATAGACTTTAGAAACTACGAAAACAATGGAAACTGGTATATAATCTTAGACGAGGCTCATAAGGGGGATAAGGAGGAATCTAAGAGGCAGATGTTTTACTCCATTATGTCAAGGAACGGTTTTCTCTTCAACTTCTCTGCAACTTTTACAGATCCAAGGGATATTATAACAACAGTTTACAACTTCAACTTGGAGAAGTTTATCTCAGAGGGCTACGGTAAGCACATCTATATACTTAAAGAGGATATGGAACCTTTTAAAGATAGGAGGGATTACAACAAGGTGGAGAAGCAGAAGATCCTTTTAAAATCTCTAATCCTACTTACATACCTTAAGAAGGTTAGGGAAGAGATAAAGGAAGTTGCCGGCAATATCTACCATGAACCTCTGATGTTAACACTGGTTAACACCGTAAACTTTACAGAAACTAAGGATGAAAAACCTGATTTAACCTTATTCTTCCAGGAGATAGAGAGAGTAGGAAAGGGAGATATAAATAAAGATATCTTTGAGACAGTTAAGGATGAACTACTCCAGGAGTTTTCAGAGGATTCTAAGTTGATATACGAGGACATCCCCCTCAAGGTTAAAAGGGATATAATTAAAAGTATAAAAATAGAGGATATTCTAAAGTACGTCTATAACTCCGAGAGTTTTGGAGAGGTAGAGGCAATAACTATCCCTGGAAAAAAGCAGGAGGTTGTATTTAAACTAAAAACCAGTGATAAACCTTTTGCATTAATTAAAATTGGAGATGCTGTAAAGTGGATAAAGGACAACCTCAAAGGGTACGAAGTTATAGAGAGTTATGAGGATAAAAGTATATTCGAAAACCTTGACGAGAGGGAAGATATAAACATCTTAATGGGATCCAGAGCCTTCTACGAAGGTTGGGACTCCAACAGGCCAAATATTATACTCTTCATAAATATAGGTGTTGGAAAGGATGCAAAGAAGTTCATAATTCAATCTGTTGGAAGGGGGGTGAGGATAGAGCCAATTAAAGGTAAGAGGAGAAGGTTGAGAAACCTCTACAACAGGGGAGAGGATGGAGGTATCTACAAGAGAATAGTAAGTATTAAAGATGGTAGATACCTGATAGACTCTATAGAAACACTCTTTATATTCGGGACGAGGAGAAAGGTACTCTCTGAAGTTATAACCACTTTAAAGATGGAAAAAGAACCTGCAAAAACTATCCAGTTGAGAAAAAATAAAGATGCAGAAACCTACGCCCTCCTAATCCCAGTATTCAAAGTTTCCAAAAAGAAACTTTATCAAGAGAGGGAGATACAGAAATTCGTAGTATCGGAAACCTTGTTTAACGCCCTTAGGGAGTACTTCACCTCTACAGATGAGAGGATCCCCATAGTGGAGAACAACATAACACCAGATCTCCTCCAATATATAAAAAACAGTTTTAAGGACAGGGAGAGGTACTATAAAATTGTCCAAGACTCTTCCATCCCATTCAAGGTAGCACTACAGAAGTTGATAAATCACTTCAACATCAATATCGAGGAGTTAGATAGATTTAAAGTATTAGAGGAGGAGATAATTCACTTCAAAAAGATAAAGGTATTCCTAAAAGAAGAGGAAATCAACGAGTTAAAGGAGAAGATAGAGAAGGTTTATAAATATATAGATCCTGAAACTAGGAAGGATGAATTAAAAACAATGTTTGAGAGGGGAGAGATCTCCATAGAGGAGTACACATCTGAAATAGAGAAGTTGGCAAAGACTTCAAAGGAAGAAAACTTCAAAGATCTAAAGATAAAAAAGATAGTTAATCACTACTACATCCCCCTAATCCTCTCCAAAAAAGAAAAAGTAGATTATATAAGACATATAATAAAGACAAAAAGTGAGGTGAAATTTATAGAGGATCTGGAAAACTACCTCAACAGTAGGGATATAGACGTTGACTGGTGGATGTTCAGTAAGATAGACGAGTACTTAGATGAAATATATATCCCCTACTACGATCCAGATAGCAATAAAATAAGGAGGTTTAAACCAGATTTCATATTTTGGTTAAAAAAGGGAAAGGATTACTACATCCTATTTGTGGATCCAAAGGGGATAAAACATACAGAGTTTGAGCATAAGGTAGATTACTTCAGAAAGATATTCGGCGATATAGAATCACCAAAGGTATTTGAATTTGACGGTTTTAAAATCAGGGTTTACCTGTATTTATATACAGAGGATAGAAATAAACTCTCTGAAGGGTATAGAAAATACTGGATCGATGAGGTAGGGGATATATTTAAAATATTACAATGATATTTTAAAAAATAAAAGATTTTATAAAAAATATTATAATTAACTTTTAATCATCACTTTGATGAGAATTAAGGTAAGGGGTTCTGGGAGACAATCTTTCAGAGAGCTAGTATTATGAAAAATTTGATAAATTAGGAAAACCAATTTTATAATATCTTCAAATATCTTTCCTAAGAATGTTTGGAGATGCTATGTAGACAGGTCAGTAGGGTTCTTAGTAAATATTATATACCCCTATTCTATAATATAGGAACTTGCTCAATACCCCTCTCTTTTGATATAAATTATAATAAGTATGAAAAATTTTTTATAAATAATTAAAAAAATATATAAAAAATTTTTGAGGTGTAAAAGATGACAACAGTGTACGATGTGCCTCCATCAAAACTTATTGAAAAGGTGGCAAAAAAGTTGAAGGAGATGGGCATAGATAAACCAGAGTGGGTAGATTTCGTCAAGACAGGGGCCCATAAGGAGAGGAGACCACATGATCCAGAATGGTGGTATATAAGATGTGCCGCTATCCTTAGAAAGATATATATCGATGGTCCTGTAGGGGTAGAGAGACTAAGAACTGCATACGGTGGTAGGAAGAACAGAGGTCATAAACCTGAGAAGTTTGTAAAAGGTAGTGGAAATATTATAAGAAAGGCTCTACAGGCACTGGAGAAGTTAGATCTTGTAACAAGAACTAGAGAGGGTAGGATAATTACTCCTAAGGGACAGTCTCTACTGGATAACACGGCAAAAGAGGTTAAAGATGAGATTATAGAAGAAGTACCTGCCCTCTCCAAATATTAAAAAGGGGGTAAATATGGATATTGAAGAGATAAGAAGAAGAAAATTACTAGAACTACAGAAAAGAATGGCTGCCAATAAAATGACTGATGAAGAGCAGCAGGCCCTCCAACTTCAACAACAGTACGAATTACAGAAAAAAAGGATATTGAAACAGATACTTACAGAACCTGCGAGGGCTAGGTTGGCTAGGTTGAGATTGGCAAAACCTGAACTTGCCGCCCAGGTAGAACTTCAACTTCTCCAATTGGCACAGATGGGAAGGATCCAGGTACCTATCTCCGATGAGGAGTTGAAGTCACTCTTAGAAAAACTCCATGAGATGAGTAAGGCTAGAAAGAGAGAGATAAAGTTCATTAGAAAGTAAAAAAAGGTCTTCATATGAAAAAGGCCTACGTCCTATTCAGTGGAGGAAAGGACAGTTCATTGTCAGCATTACTTTTGAAGAAGTTGGGATATGAGGTTGAACTTATTACTGTAAATTTCGGAGTATTGGACTCCTACAAGTACGCCCAGGAAACTGCAGATATATTGAATATTCCCCATAAAGTGGAGTTTCTAGACAGGGAAATTATCGAGAGAGCTGTAGAGATCATCCTAAGTGATGGATATCCTGGCAAGGGTATCCAGTATCTCCATAAGAGGGTTATAGAGATATTGGCAGATAAGTACAAAGTTATAGCAGATGGTGTTAGAAGGGACGACAGGGTGCCGAAGTTATCTCACTCTGAGATACAGAGTATAGAGATGAGGAAGGGCATTGAATATTTAAATCCCCTTATGGGCTTTGGACATAAGACTATTAAATATCTCGTAGATAGGTACTTCATACTCTCCCAAGGAGAGAGTGATAGTATATTAAAGTCAGATTACGAGAGTGAAATTAGAGCCCTGATAAGGGCTAAAGGTAGAGATCCCAAGGATTACTTCCCTAAGCATACTCAGTCTAGAGTGATAGGGTTAAAAAAGGAGAGTGAGGTGTAAGTATGGGATCCATAAAACCACTTGGAAAAAAGTTGAGACTTGCCAAGGCTTTAAAGCAGAACAGAAGAGTTCCACTATTTGTGATACTAAGAACTAAAGGTAAGGTTAGATCTCATCCAAAGATGAGGCATTGGAGAAGAAGTAAACTTAAGAAGTAAGTTATACATTTACCTAATAAATAGTCTATATTTTTTCAATTCTATCCTTTTTTAGAATTTTTATTCCTATTATAGGCAATATTAAATTTATATAAAAATTAAAAATAATAACTATTATAATAATAAAAATATAAAAAGTAAAAATGAATAGAATAAAAAATAACTACAAAAAGAGATAAAAACTTCTAAGAAGAAGGTTTAACAGAAACCTTGCCTGTTTTCTCCAGTACTCAGTGCAAACTAGAGGATAAGGGAATATTTTTTGCTTTCCTACCTGTATTTATTCTTTATTTGGATATTAATATATTAAGATTTTTGTTTTTTGATTTTTAATTATTCTTTTTATTATCATTCTTTTATTTAAGATTCTCGATGACTGTTGTTAATTTAAAAAGTTTTGTTTATTACTATTTTTTATTTATATCAATCTACATCTTCCCTGGGCACTCTATCCCTAACAACCTAAGGCCATTCTCTATAACTATCTTTGTAGATTCTACAACCTTCAACCTGGAGTACAGTATATCCTCATTTTCCTCCTTGAGTATTGGACAGTTCCCGTAGAAACTGTTAAACCTCTGGGCAACCTCTAACATATAGTGTGCAAGGGTTTGAGGTTTCAAAGACTCTCCAGACATCTCGAGGATCTTTGGGAACTTCAGAAGGGCTTTTATAAGTATCTTCTCCTGATCCTTCATCTCGTAGTTGAAGAGTTCCTTAGGATCCTTATCCTCTACCTTACCTATCTCCTTAGCATGCTCCAATATTCTACAGCATCTAGCATGGGCATACTGTATAACTGGACATCCCACCTTCTCAAAGTCCAAAGCCTCCTCCCATTTAAATACCATAGGTTTCTCTGGAGATACCCTTACTATGTTGTACCTAACTGCACCTACAGCGATTTTATGGGATATATCTTTTATCTCCTCATCCCTGGCAATACCTCTCTTTTTAACCTCTCCAATAGCCCTCCTCTCAGCCTCCTCAAGGAGTTCGTCTAAACTTACAAACCTTCCCCTCCTTGTACTCATGGATCCCTCCGGCAGAGATATGAACTCGTAGAATATCACCTTTGGAGTCTTAGAATTCAACAGTTTTAAGGAGGCATTTACCATCTCTGCGGTAAGTTTATGATCTGCACCTAAGACGTTTATACCTATATCACAGTTTGACATCTTGTCCAGATGGTAGGCTATATCCCTTGTGGAGTAGAGGGTAGTGCCGTCTAATCTCATCAATACAAGTTTCTTCTCAATTCCAAATTCTGATAGATCAAGTTTATATACATCTTCTTTTACTACTTTACCAGTCTCCATCAATCTTTTTATAACCTCCTTTACCATCCCGTTCCTTACGTACTCACTCTCCCATACAAATACGTCATGCTTAATATTAAGATTATCTAAGGTCTCCCTAATACCCTCTAAGGCGTAATTTACTGCCCACTGGAATCTCTCTACTACTGGACTATCCTCCTTATTCTCCAAAGATCCCTCGTACTCCCTCATTATCCTTCCTATCTCATCCTCCAGTTGAGGATCCTCCTCTAAGAGTCTATTTGCCTTTACGTAGATCTCTCCAATGGCATGATCTGGTTTTTTACTCTTATCTATCTCAAACCTCTCTAAACCGAAGACAACAACAGCCTCCTGCCTCCCCATGTCATTTACATAGTAATGAGTTTCTACATCATAACCGATAAACTCTAGTATCCTCCTTAAACTGTCTCCTATTATGGCATTTCTACCATGGCCTATATGGAGGGGACCGTTGGGATTTGCAGAGGTGTGTTCAAGGATTACCTTCTTATCTTTTTTCTTACCTCTACCGAAGTTCTCCCTCTCCCTAAGTATCTTACCTATACCATCCTTGGAATACTCCTTATAATCTAAAAAGAAGTTTATATAACCGTTAACTGCCCTCACATCACTAACATAGGGAATACTTTCAGATTTTAACCTCTCTCCCAACTCCTCTGCAATAACCTTCGGAGGTTTTCTAAGTACCCTCGCCAACCTGAAGGATACATTCGTTGAATAATCCCCCAACTCCAAGGAAGGTGGCTCATCTAACTGTATATCTCCAACATCCTCCTCACATATCTCCTGGATCTTTCTGTAGATAGCATCTTTTATAGTATTCTCTACCTCTATCATGGTATCACTTTAATGATCCCTCCTTACTCCTAACTATAAAATCAACTACCTTATCCAACCCCTCGTTAGTCTTAAGGGATGTAAGTACTACCTCCATCTTATCGTTTATACT encodes:
- the yhbY gene encoding ribosome assembly RNA-binding protein YhbY; translated protein: MEDNVSLQSRKRLTSKARKILRAQSHSLSPVVWIGKEGVDKVINEVKRQIKDKGLIKVKIRRIALEKDTRENIARKLASEADAEVVSLVGNVITLFRPREGWKRYTSKKSEKSKYIKEFEKLKFAKKFRGS
- a CDS encoding site-specific DNA-methyltransferase; this translates as MKNKNFIQDPESKFFEVLKDVFIGAEVEGESGYINLMRIKTKYFDKIFKELQKEIDEKTEEFPEFKKELFDKLYSFFRRYFSESGSIYFRYTPFHERIYERVYTDNRDVVMFWKTHMLYYVKTDIQPKGMEVEIDGVRFIFDVSKLEHKKTNEKRKLIFELKEVRDGTVVFNVLYSERGRKTKLKDILKELKKKGIVLDEETLERTFRVFEKQNEVDYFINKNARGFLKEQFDLWFYQYIYSDETEFTERRVKQLKVLKEIAYKIIDFVGQFEDELVKIWQKPKFVLNSNYVITLDRIAKKEGGIEVIEKIVDRLIEQKREFKGELDRWRSIKENNRSYRERFEEVGEIGNQVVEWYLLDLVDEDFDPKGILIPTITGKNLNPECRFLPIDTRYFKDLEVEILSLFDNLDEELDGWLIKSENWQALNTILPKFKEKVQTIYIDPPFNTGSNEFTMYINRFLDSAWITMMENRLRLAREFLKDTGSIFVRIDYHGNHYVRFLMDDIFGRENFRNEIVLKRGDVPKGEVNKLLTGTESLFFYSKSWEKMLFNYPVKKRKEQKWLPMHLPGERSTYELQVRYFFGKPLLPPKGRHWALSQEKIDEFIKKGKIRINKNKEYIDTQGNLVKGMPEILQSPEEKLTSNWTDIPSYVIPSKFGFPTENSEQLLKRVVQSTSNPGDIVMDFFLGSGTTTAVAHKLKRKWIGVEMGEHFYTVILPRMKKVLAYDKSGISKDNDVKEIYNKDNAGGFFKYYQLEQYEDTLRRVKYSDTDPFFDPTEDPYNQYIFMKDLKLLEALEIDYKNNKVKVNLEKLYKNIDVAETISNLYGKWIKRIGEGYVEFEDGEIVNTDNLDYKLIKPLIWW
- a CDS encoding DEAD/DEAH box helicase family protein, with the translated sequence MVANIILKPILQSIVEDIDFDSLPGNWNILDTVSFSKDKKLWDFQQESLKNAIKVLYLYFKEDKGDKKRFYQRYDLDEDLEKNLDIRLSRLKKNLSTIIREYYPVENNRIKFYNFINRASFWMATGSGKSLIIVKLVEILKRLMELKEIPERDILILTHREDLLNQLKKHVEEFNQLAGERGFRINFVELTDYERIKRESLIPYLKEITVFYYRSDLIGDEQKEKVIDFRNYENNGNWYIILDEAHKGDKEESKRQMFYSIMSRNGFLFNFSATFTDPRDIITTVYNFNLEKFISEGYGKHIYILKEDMEPFKDRRDYNKVEKQKILLKSLILLTYLKKVREEIKEVAGNIYHEPLMLTLVNTVNFTETKDEKPDLTLFFQEIERVGKGDINKDIFETVKDELLQEFSEDSKLIYEDIPLKVKRDIIKSIKIEDILKYVYNSESFGEVEAITIPGKKQEVVFKLKTSDKPFALIKIGDAVKWIKDNLKGYEVIESYEDKSIFENLDEREDINILMGSRAFYEGWDSNRPNIILFINIGVGKDAKKFIIQSVGRGVRIEPIKGKRRRLRNLYNRGEDGGIYKRIVSIKDGRYLIDSIETLFIFGTRRKVLSEVITTLKMEKEPAKTIQLRKNKDAETYALLIPVFKVSKKKLYQEREIQKFVVSETLFNALREYFTSTDERIPIVENNITPDLLQYIKNSFKDRERYYKIVQDSSIPFKVALQKLINHFNINIEELDRFKVLEEEIIHFKKIKVFLKEEEINELKEKIEKVYKYIDPETRKDELKTMFERGEISIEEYTSEIEKLAKTSKEENFKDLKIKKIVNHYYIPLILSKKEKVDYIRHIIKTKSEVKFIEDLENYLNSRDIDVDWWMFSKIDEYLDEIYIPYYDPDSNKIRRFKPDFIFWLKKGKDYYILFVDPKGIKHTEFEHKVDYFRKIFGDIESPKVFEFDGFKIRVYLYLYTEDRNKLSEGYRKYWIDEVGDIFKILQ
- a CDS encoding 30S ribosomal protein S19e encodes the protein MTTVYDVPPSKLIEKVAKKLKEMGIDKPEWVDFVKTGAHKERRPHDPEWWYIRCAAILRKIYIDGPVGVERLRTAYGGRKNRGHKPEKFVKGSGNIIRKALQALEKLDLVTRTREGRIITPKGQSLLDNTAKEVKDEIIEEVPALSKY
- a CDS encoding DNA-binding protein, with the translated sequence MDIEEIRRRKLLELQKRMAANKMTDEEQQALQLQQQYELQKKRILKQILTEPARARLARLRLAKPELAAQVELQLLQLAQMGRIQVPISDEELKSLLEKLHEMSKARKREIKFIRK
- a CDS encoding 7-cyano-7-deazaguanine synthase yields the protein MKKAYVLFSGGKDSSLSALLLKKLGYEVELITVNFGVLDSYKYAQETADILNIPHKVEFLDREIIERAVEIILSDGYPGKGIQYLHKRVIEILADKYKVIADGVRRDDRVPKLSHSEIQSIEMRKGIEYLNPLMGFGHKTIKYLVDRYFILSQGESDSILKSDYESEIRALIRAKGRDPKDYFPKHTQSRVIGLKKESEV
- a CDS encoding 50S ribosomal protein L39e — translated: MGSIKPLGKKLRLAKALKQNRRVPLFVILRTKGKVRSHPKMRHWRRSKLKK
- the argS gene encoding arginine--tRNA ligase — its product is MEVENTIKDAIYRKIQEICEEDVGDIQLDEPPSLELGDYSTNVSFRLARVLRKPPKVIAEELGERLKSESIPYVSDVRAVNGYINFFLDYKEYSKDGIGKILRERENFGRGKKKDKKVILEHTSANPNGPLHIGHGRNAIIGDSLRRILEFIGYDVETHYYVNDMGRQEAVVVFGLERFEIDKSKKPDHAIGEIYVKANRLLEEDPQLEDEIGRIMREYEGSLENKEDSPVVERFQWAVNYALEGIRETLDNLNIKHDVFVWESEYVRNGMVKEVIKRLMETGKVVKEDVYKLDLSEFGIEKKLVLMRLDGTTLYSTRDIAYHLDKMSNCDIGINVLGADHKLTAEMVNASLKLLNSKTPKVIFYEFISLPEGSMSTRRGRFVSLDELLEEAERRAIGEVKKRGIARDEEIKDISHKIAVGAVRYNIVRVSPEKPMVFKWEEALDFEKVGCPVIQYAHARCCRILEHAKEIGKVEDKDPKELFNYEMKDQEKILIKALLKFPKILEMSGESLKPQTLAHYMLEVAQRFNSFYGNCPILKEENEDILYSRLKVVESTKIVIENGLRLLGIECPGKM